The DNA region AAATTTCTCCTTTTTTAATGGGGACTAAACCGGAAATTGACATCAGTGTGGTTGTTTTTCCCGCGCCATTGGATCCGATCAATGTGATAATTTCCTCTGGAAAGATCTCCAGTGAAACGTCTCTGAGTGCATTGATATTGCCATAAAAGCTTTGGATATTGTTCAAGGTCAACATCAGTCTGTAATATCCTCTCCTAAATAGGCTCTGATAACCGCTGGATTTTTTTGAATTTCGCCGGGGGAACCTTCCGCGATTTTTTTTCCGTAGTCCAGAACATAAATTTTATCAGAAATATTCATCACCAGTTTCATGTCATGCTCAATGATCAGGATGGACAAGTGATATTGATTTCGAATTTGGACAATCAATTTGTCCAGATCACTGGTTTCTTGATGATTCATTCCCGCGGCCGGTTCGTCCAGAAGCAGCAACAATGGTTGCGTCGCAAGTGCCCGTGCTATTTCAAGACGTCTTTGTGCGGCATAGGGAAGGTTTTTTGCCATCACAGACGAATAGGTAGCAAGTCCTACTTCCTTTAGTAAATGATAAGAATTATGAATGACCTGCTGTTCCTCTGTCTTGAAATGTTTATTCCGAAATATTGCTGAAAAAATGCCACTGGTTGTTCGGCAATGAAAACCAACCATGACGTTTTCCAGAACAGTCATATTGGCGAATAGTCTGATGTTTTGAAAGGTGCGGGCTAAACCGGATTCTGTGACCTGATTGGGCTTCAAACCAATAATATTTTTAGGCGGTTGAGAGGGGGCGGTGATCCAGATATTGCCCCGGGTGGGATGATACATACCGGTAATGCAGTTGAACAAAGTTGTTTTACCTGCGCCATTCGGTC from SAR324 cluster bacterium includes:
- a CDS encoding ABC transporter ATP-binding protein; protein product: MTALLNIENLIMEFGGLRAIDDIDLEVGLGQIVAVIGPNGAGKTTLFNCITGMYHPTRGNIWITAPSQPPKNIIGLKPNQVTESGLARTFQNIRLFANMTVLENVMVGFHCRTTSGIFSAIFRNKHFKTEEQQVIHNSYHLLKEVGLATYSSVMAKNLPYAAQRRLEIARALATQPLLLLLDEPAAGMNHQETSDLDKLIVQIRNQYHLSILIIEHDMKLVMNISDKIYVLDYGKKIAEGSPGEIQKNPAVIRAYLGEDITD